ACACACGATGCTAGGTACAAAGTGCATAGGAAGGACATGATAAAAGAGCTGGAAGCAAAAATATGTAAAGTGCATTGCAGTAACTGGTTGTGTTTGTGGGACTGACAGGTGGCGCATATGGAAGGGTATTATCTATGTTTGTCGTCCTCTGCATGCATGGTTTCTGATTGAGGCAGATGTGTTTCTGGGAGACTGAGAGTCAGAAGCATTTTGGGAATGGCTGTCTAATTTGGGGAGTTATGGATTTAGGTTACTGAATTTTGCTCAGCCCTTAAACAAGTCATGAATCGGTTTTGCTCAGCCCTCAAACATACATAGGAAACATTATATTAGATCATAGCACGAGTTGGATGATATGTATTCATATCGAATTAGGCGACCATGGGCTGGATACGCTAGTGAGGGCTATATTTTTTTTCCCTTCCAAGTATTTCCTATGTTGAAAGGAACTTAAGTTGGCTTATACGCTTCCTTTCCATTTCACCCCAATCCAATTTACTAATGTAACAGGAAATTTGTTTCCCTCCCCTCTCTTTGCCTCCGAATCACACCATCCAAATACTTGATTAATGTTGTTATGTGTGGGTGGTTTGGTTTGATTTAGTCAAAGTGAGCTGAATCATGAAATTAAAGTTTGAGTGAGCCGAATCATGAATTTGAAGTTGATTACTTACACTAGCATGCTAACCTTTGTTTGTGATCTTGAATCGACTATTTGATGATATTGGCAGTTGGCTATGAGAGTTTTCAGCTATTAGTATGCTTTTGTCACGAGAGAGGATCCATACTCCATAGCATCAAAATTCTGTGTTATAGCCTACTTTTTTCATTATGGGCATTTAAAAACTGGCTATATGTGGAATTGTGGATAATAATGCGCACATCCAACTCCGCTTACTATACCATAGGCACTGGGTGATGTTAGTGTGCTTTTATATAATACAGGCACTGATTGTTACTCCGTATTTCAGTTATGGGACACCAATATGGATTCAGGTCCTGTTGCAACCTTTCAAGTCCACGAGCATTTAAAACCTAAGGTGAAGCACTGAGACTTGATTAATTTTGCAATATCctcaattatatatttttttcaaCTTTATCAGGCTCACGACCTGTTTAATTGTTTCAGCTATGCGATTTATATGAAAATGACTCGATCTTCGATAAGTTTGAGTGCTGCCTGAGTGGCAATGGCCAGAGAGTGGCGACTGGCTCTTACAGGTATGTGTGTATATGTTTGATACCGTATCTGTCCATAGTAATTCTCATTTCTTGAAgctgatttttatttttatttgtggTTTAGCAATCTATTCCGTGTATTCGGTTGTGCTCCTGGCAGTACAGATGCTGCAACTTTGGAAGCCAGCAAAAACCCTATGAGGTATAGTTTATGATAAAGATAAGTGGACAAAATAACTTTGTATTTTATTTGATGAGAGTGAGTTTGATAACTCGATTGATGATGGCAACTACAGGAGACAAGTGCAAACACCATCAAGGCCTTCCAGATCATTGAGCAGCATTACACGCGTTGTCAGAAGAGGTTAGATCTTTTGCCTTTTGATCAAATTTGTTTTGACTGAAAGCTTACCCGGAGTATGAGAAATTCATACATTTGAGCACTCCATGAACCATGGTTCAAAATCTCGGCCGACGTGTATTGTATTGGCCGAGTTGTATCGGTTTTTGACTTTAATGATACGAGACATCACCCGTGAAATCACCGAGAATCACGGTGATTCATCCGCAACGACTGATTATACCGCTTCTGCGACTACGACCAATACCGAGATTTTGAACCATGCCATGAACCCAATAGTTAGTTGAGGAGTATATTAGGGAGGTTTGTCTCCCATGTGGTGCCAGTCTTGTACAAAACTCACTGGAAAACTGTACTGATTAGTTCCAAACTTATATGAGACGGTCTTAAATGTGAAATCAACACATTAACCCTATAATTAAATAATGGAGATTTGGCTGGCGCCTGGCCTCGCACAAGACTCATGGTAAAAATTATATTAGCATAGAAATTCTCATATGAATTGGAAGTCTCTCTTCCCTCCCCAAAAAGGAAACACTAAAAAATGTTCTCCATTTCAATGACAGGATCTGAGGGTCCACGTGTTGATTCAAACGGAAATTCTTTCGACTTCACTACAAAGTTGCTTCACCTAGCATGGCATCCCTCCGAAAATTCAATCGCTTGTGCCGCAGCAAACAGCTTGTACATGTATTATGCATAAATATGTCTATTGTCTTCTGAAGAAGATATTTTATCGTTTTAGGCAATTTTTTCTGCGGTTATATCTAAGAAACCAAAGCAAGGCCTCTTTCCCCTCACAGCACCCAACATTTCACCTGTGCCAACTCAGAAGTGCATCTAATGTGCAGCTGCTTAACTCACACAACCTGTCGAAGATGAGCGTATCTTCATATTTCGGGTATCTTCATATTTCAGGGTCCATGGCACATGGATCCTGTTTTGTTCATTCTATTAACATGCCGCTGCTGAAGATAGATGGAGCTCCGTTTTTCAGTTAATGCTGGATGAAACCAGTGGCAGAGATATTCATTTGCAGTTCTCCTACAGCTCAGATTGCATTGATGTCTCATTTTGCCACTAGAGTTTGAAGATGAatgtaacgtttttttttttttttttgtaatttcccCTTTTAAAACTTCTGACCCTGAAAGCAGCTTTTGAAACACCTAGtgcattaatttatttatttctaacAAGTGTAGTTCTTTTCCTAGGATTGTAAATTTTTTTTCATATTGGTTGAATTTCATCTGATATTGTTGTAACCTTGTAACATTCACATTTACTGTAGTAATTATCGTCACTTCTAAATCTTAATTGACAACCGTCTTCTTTTGTTAAattcctttctttctttcttgtGTCTTAATTCTCTATCTAGTTTGTAAGCAAGGTTTCTTCGGTCAGTTGAGAGTTTTCATCAGTTGTCTCTCTTAACGTGCCCCTCTTTTTTTATCTTGATGCCCTTGTAGTTTTCAATAATTTGTAAATACGAGGAAAAAAATTGTTCCAAACTAGAGAGTCTGGGGAACACCCTAAATGGACGGAAGTATTAAAAATTTGCTAAACGTATTAGGCCAACACTATTTTGCTACCCGTACTATCCCAgttatttgtttattttaattaaaataatcgtcacaaataattaaaaaaagtaaataaatgaatgataattaaaatcattgtcacaaataataataaaaaaaaaaagtaaataaatgaatgagGCGGGACTCGGGAGAGTATCGAATTACAGTTAGTCTTGTTGAAGACGGGTTGgcgcaagtgacgggtaatgccactcacaaaacggataggggggacaaggtggggcacccccatgtgcttccctctctcctctatttgggtcatttgtgagaggaaatggtatccgtcactccaaaatgacggatacgtgccgtcttcaatgagattttgtgatcgaattattaggaaaaaaaaaagtcaaaaagtCAAAATCATTAAAGCAGCAAAGCTTCTGTGCCCGAACAAGGAAACATTTTCACAGTCGCCCCTTCTTCTATTAGTATTATTACACTTTACACCCCATCGTTCTTCAACTCCAAAATCATGTTCCACCAATTAATCCATAATATTTCCATATAATTCCCTTTAATTAAGATCTTCTTACAATAAAAAGGTCAAAATTTCATTGCAAGAACAACTGAAATTCAACAATTAGATCAAAGTTTCTTGATTTTAATTTTCAACGTTGAATTAAACCCAAAATAGAGATACCCAGTTGATAAATCACTCAAATTTCCACAGTTTTGATCTTTCCTTTGATTTTGGAGGTATATTTTCCAATTAATTCTCAATTTTATTTTGTGGGCATTTAATATTTTGAATGTTATTATTTGCTGGATTTTTGTTCAGTGGCGGAACTAGAGGGATAGCAGGGGCGCTCGCCCTCGCTGGACGATGAAAATTATTGAATTTTTTGTTGAAATTGATGAACTTTTTCTTAATTAGCTCATTGTATTAGTAATTCGCCTCTGCTGGAATTTTTCTCTTCCTAACTATAAATCCTGATTACTCccccgtcccggtcatttgttgtcctatttctttgggtgtctcaatcaattgttatcctttctattaAAGAAAGCATTTAATAAGTGGTCCTtccctcttttcttggtctttatgCCAAAACCAAAAGAAAACAATTGACCAGGACGAGTAGTTCTTTGTTGATGCAAGTACTGTCTTGTTAGTTTTAAGCAGTTGGGTTGTGCTTATGATTTTCCAAGTGATGGAGATTGTACATCCCCCAAGGCGGTTTCGCTTTAATGGCTCTTGGTTAATGAATTGATTGATGAGTGTGATaatgatacaacaacaacaacattaccccagtgcctcaatggctctcGCAAATTGCGGGGGTAAggaggggtcggatgtacgcagccttacccttgtgttagcaacacaaagaggctgtttccgaatgacccaagatgaaaattgcatcGAGAACTGCATTgaaggaccgctacttcacaaaagaaagaagcgcagccactttactgagccattttgatttattccattataatccataaccaaagagtaatgagtctttggctccattggaaatatggaaaagAGTGTGATAATGATAAATTGATAAAATTGTTGGCAAGTTTGTTGCTTGATGTGTTTGGTGAATTTGGCAAGTTTATGCACAAATCGCTTTTTCACAAATTATCGTATGAGATGGTCTTGTGATAATCATTTTGTGAGACTAACCTATATGAGAATTAGTTGGGGTAGTTATTTTTTAAGTTAGTTGGTTAATGGGTAATGTTGATTGTCGTGAGACCCTCTCACTTATGGAGCTGTGTTATAACGGGTATTTTGATTGCTCGCCTAATGTATTAATGTGCATCCAGGTTTACATTTGGTTACTTGTGTCAGCATGGAAGCTGAGTATTTACAGCAGTTGAGTTGAGCGTGCTGTGGCTAGTTGGTCCTTGGGCCGAATAAAAGTCGTTGTAGGGAGGTTCAGATTGACATGCTGAATGTTACATCCAGTAAGTGGATTAGAGATGAATTCTTCAATAGAGGATATCGATTTACTACATCAGAGGCATCAGTTGATAGTTAGGGAACTCGGGGTTGGAGAAGAAATAGATTTAGAAATCGGAGTTAGTGATGATTATAATGCAACATTTGGGAGCACCACACTTGTTAGCGCTTCTCAAGATGAGCCATCAGCTGGGGAGCAAGATGAGACCAAGCAAATGGCAATGTTGCCCACTCTCCAGAGTGATGATCAAGATATGTCAAAGAGTCAaccaatgaagaagaagaaaaaggttGTCAAAAGGTGGAGGGAGGAGTGGGCTGATACTTACAAATGGGCATACGTTGATGTAAAAGATGGATCAGCGAGGATATTTTGTTCGGTTTGTCGAGAGTATGGCAGGAAGCATAGGAGGAACCCCTATGGAAATGAAGGTAGTAGAAATATGCAAATGAGTGCTCTAGAAGAGCATAATAACAGCCTATTACATAAAGAAGCTGTTCGTTTACAGACAGCGTCCAAGGAGAAAATTGTTGTTGAAAAACCCATTTATGTAAAAGGTAAGTGTTTTTACCTATACATACTAATGTTAGCCAGGTTGTGGTGTGATGTGCTAAACATGTTGGTTATCCTCCGAAAATATTTGTTGTCGAAGTGAGACTTTGCATCTTTGGTATCATAGAATATCAAATATATTTTGATTTGTTATAGCCATTCCTGTGTGGCAATATTTGGCTATGCTACTCTGACTCGGATGCAAATGTGGAACACGACACGGTCTCAGAGTGTCGGATACTATTTCACCACGAATATTTCAATTTTTGTTCTTAAATGAAGTGTCGAAGTTTCGTGTCGTGTCTTATACTTCAAGTGCCTGACACGCGACCAAAGTAATATAGATATTTGGTGTGTAGGAGTCATGGTTTCTACGACCTAATTTTCCCTTCATCCATATCTTCGATCATGTTTTGAGGATCTGTTGGGTTGTTCATAAAGTAAATTGAGTTCATtttattgtgtgtgtgtgtgcatgCACAATGCTTTATTTCTTAGCATGATAGAAAGGGAACTTTGTAGGATACTCTAGGTGGACGGTTCTTCCATCATGCGTTAGAGTGAGATGTACGCTAAATAATACACACGGAAGATGGGTTTCCGTGTTATTTGGCACTTTGTATCactaaattgtgttgattatgttttACCTTTAGCTAATTTTGGTTTTTACTTTTGGTTTTCATGTGATGTTATCTACGACACATAGCTCTGATGTCCAAAACAACTGGATCAATCGTTGAAGCTGCACTGAAAAGAGATCCTCATGAAGTTGAGTTCATTCAATCAGTCCAAGAAGCGGCACATTGTATGGAAAGAGTGCTTGCAAAGAATTCACAGTGAGTCCCTTGGATTTATCATTGTGGCTGTATACTAATGAAGATATAATCACAATATTTTAGTAGTGAACCTGTGATTGTTTCTTTCAGTTATGTCAATATCGTTGAACGTTTGCTTGAACCTGAGCGAACAATTATTTTCCGAGTTCCATGGGTTGACGACCTTGGTGAGACACACGTTAATCGAGGGTTTCGAGTGCAGTTTAATCAGGCTCTAGGTCCTTGCAGGGGAGGAATACGCTTCCACCCATTAATGAACTTAAGTATTGCAAAGTTCCTTGCATTTGAGCAGGTATACGTTGTGCGTGTTACCGGTTTTGACTATTTTCCctctcattcaactttcacaaaCAAGAAAAAATTAGAAATGGATAAATGTGTCTTGCAGTATTTGCATTCGTTCTTATTTCTGGATTTTATAAGATTCTTCTCTTGAAATAGAGATATACCATGAGATTCCGTGTACTCGTGTCGGACACTTGACACTCGAACGTGGGTAGGACACTCAAGACACTTCTTGTTAGACTAAAAACATGATTTATTTTCCATAAAATAGACGAATCTGACACTTAGACATGCATCCATGTCGGGTACTTCTAGCCGAGTCTGAGCTGGAGTCTACTTAAGTGTTATGATTTTGGAGAAGTATATCCTTGATGTTTATTTGTAATATTTCCAGTCTATATAAAACATATAAGGGAAAAACTGCTAAAACTAGATAAATCAAACACTCCCTCCATTTCAATGGATCAGCACCATTTGTTTTTTCCTCACTAAAAACGACTTGCATATGTTGCATTTAGCTATCTTTCTTTGTAAAAGACAGTTTAATATGTTACAAGGTAACAACATATGATGTCCTGTAGGGCAGACTTTGAAGAATGCCTTATCTCCATACAAACTGGGAGGGGCAGCCGGTGGAAGTGATTTTGATCCAAAAGGAAAAAGTGACAATGAGGTTCCGTGGTCATCTTCCAGATTTTGTAGTGCTTACTAAATTTCTCCTTATCAGTTTCTGTTTCCCCTCCTGGTAGAAGAAACTTGTCATTTGTGTGTCCATGTCTGCAGATCATGCGCTTTTGCCAAAGTTTTATCAATGAATTGTATCGATACTTAGGGCCTGATCAGGTACTTTGAAATGTTTTTTTGCttatataaaaatttaaaaaagaaGAAAACGAAAATGTTCGTTCATTGTATTGTCTAGATGGTGGAGAAAATTTTCTGAGTCCTTGGTGAAATAAAATCTTGTTTGGTGTATCTTCAAATATTGTAGGATCTTCCTTCAGAGGAAATGGGTGTTGGTGTTCGAGAAATGGGTTATCTTTTTGGGCAGTACAGACGCCTTGCTGGTCATTTTCAGGTAGCGAACCATTGCTATACTAATCTGTATTAATTGCTGTAGTCTGTATTTTCTGTGGCTACAACTCTACGTAGTGGATATGAGAAATATGAGAAGCCATATATGTATATGTTCTTTCCCTTCGCTCCGATTATGCTGGTTTTGGCTACTTCCTGCAACTTAACCTTGTCAAAAGCGAGCAATATCTCACAACTCACGTCAATACCACTATGGTTTTCTTATGCAGGGCTGTTTTACAGGACCAAGAATTCTGTGGTCCGGCTCTAGCCTACGAACTGAAGCTACTGGCTATGGGCTGGTAAAGTGACTTGCCGTGTTCTATTGTCAACGTTTCGTATTGTTTCATGTTGTTTGATGTTCTTATTGCGTAGTTTCTTGAGCGCAAACTTATTTCATTCCACTCCCCTCTTTTCTCTGAAGTGGGCAGGGTATAGAAAAAAGAAAATTCATTGTATATTGGCAGTGAATTAAGCTAATTGGGACACTTTTGAGAGCACCTGAAAATACTTTTAAACCCCTTGTTTTTCTCACGATGAACGACAATTTTCTTTTTCGCCCTTATTCTTCTTTAAGCAGGTACAAGTTGCCATGTTTTCTTGAGTGGGTTTTGGATCTCATCAATGTTCTTAAGTTCTGCAGGCTTTCTTTGCGAACCTGATTCTAGGAGAGACAAACAGAGAATTGAAGGGCTTGAGGTgttttgtgtaattttaataaacgAATTTACTGATACAGTATTTCAATAATACCTTTGTCCATGAATAAACGTCTGGGTTTGTTTGCACAAAACTGTGGAATATGATAAGATGTGGTTGGAAATGCAACTATACAAGTTGATGAAATATGTGGCGTCACCACGTCACAAACCTTAATAGCCTCCCGTACACGATTCTATCAGGGGTGATTATTCATGGACACCCCAAACTTGAAACCAGGAAATTTATTCATGGTCAGAGGAATCATTTGTTGATTAAATTGGCCCGCAACCTTTTTTAGAAGATGTATCCCTCTCTCATGTCACTTCTCTATTTCTCCAGGTGTGTGGTCAGTGGATCAGGGAAAATTGCACTCCATGTTATAGAGAAGTTGCTTGGCTATGAGGCCATTCCTATCACCGTGTCTGGTACATATTACAAACTTATGGGTGATAAATCTTATATTATTGCTTGATGCAACTTGCAGTATGTGCCTAATGCTTAATTTTTTTCTTAATTTCTGTGGACAAATGTTTTTATGGGTTTATTATCTTCACCTGTGAAAATCATGTTAATAATAATGGTTATTGATGTTAGTTGTGATATCATACTACGATACATTTTTACTGATATCACAATGTTTGTGCCTACCGGCTACCTGTCTGATCCTTTATTACATAATTCATGTGCTATGTGATGTATTAATGTAGATTCCAACACTTGCCTTGATTTGCTTGCATTGAGACATTTTCTGTTTTTGTCGCTTTCTGGTTTGTAGGCCTTGCGATTTACCCCCCTCCATCACATTTACATTATTCCGATTAACTTAGGTTATTAATCAATGTCGACTTTGACTGTTAATTTTTCTAAATATATGCTATATTACGAACTAAATCTTGTCTATGATTGAGTCATCAAAACaattatttgattatcatttcaAAAAAATGGTCTAGATTATGTTGTGAGATTAAAATCGGACAATCCgtcaaaaaaaaaagattaaaatCGGACAAAATTCATAGTGTTTGACCACCAAAGTCAAATAGAAACAACATACATGGGAAGGAGGGGGTACATTTTCAGAATGTAATTTGTTTCATGATGGCATTAAATTAGTCCAATTGCCGAAATTCCATTTATGTGGGAAGTCTGTGGAACAAGAGTTTCATGGTGATCATCTTGGCTGCTTAGTTTGTTACTGCTTCTTTCCATTACTTCAAAACACTCAATTATGCTGCTTTTGTTGGTACACATGTTCGTTGCCGGAGCACTTTTTATAGATTCAAAGGGCTACTTGGTGGATGAGGATGGCTTTGACTATATGAAGATTCAATTTGTAAAAGAAATTAAATCTCAAGGAAGAAGCTTGAGGTGGTACTTCCTATGTCTTTGAACATTCTTCGACTCTTTTCTTGAATACAAAAACAGAAGGCAAAGGGAGAGGAGAGGGAACGGGGCAATATCATTTTCCGTCCAAATATTTCTATGTTGAAAGAATTTTACTTTGACTTGTAGGAGGGAAAATAAGGGATCCATTTCCCCTCGCCTCCCCTTCATTTCCGTCCAACTCACATTTGCTAACCAttccccttcctttccctctcCTTCACCTTCCAAATCCCTTTATCAAAACAAAGCTATTTTTTTTTTAGCTCATGAACGGCTTGATAATTCTCTAATGTTCTTTTGATTTGTGTCAACAGAGATTATTCTAAAACCTATGCACGATCAAAGTACTATGATGAAGCTAAACCTTGGACAGAGCGGTGTGATGTTGCTTTTCCATGTGCAACACAAAATGAAATAGATCAATCTGATGCCCTCAACTTGGTCAATTCTGGTTGTAGTTTGTTAGTTGAAGGTATAATATAATGACTGTTTGGGTCAAATCTTATCTTTACAAATATTTAAAATCTGAGAATGCTAATATAACTGAATGACCAGGTTCTATTATGCCTTGTACCCCTGAAGCTGTTGATATCATTCGAAAAGCCAATATTGTGATTGCACCAGCAATGGCTGCTGGTGTTGGAGGGGTAAGAATACTATTGTGCCTTACTTGATATGGTATTGGCGGACGTGGAAAAATTAAATGAACTATCTTTTGCGTTAAAGAAACATGGCCTAAGGGTATTTGGCTGCATGTAGAAATTAATGTGCAAAAGGCGCACTATTTATCGGCTTTGGAATTCAATGGATTAAAGCAAAATTTTCACCAAAGTTTATCACTCTTCTTCGACTTTGGAATTCAATGGATTAAAGCAAAATTGTTCAGTAAACTCTATTTTTTTTGTATCATGAAGTAGCAGACATGCGTTTTACTTCACAATTTTCGTAATGGGTCAGCTGAAACAACCTCAGTGTTAAAAACAGACAGGTAAGAATGTTTATATCCCGACAACCCTACTTTCCCACAAGCAAGAGCCACTGTGGCACTaagtaatattgttgttgttgaagagTGAAGACATTAAAATTGAATCTTTCTTGAAATAATTGTTGCGCAATTGGAATTACCGAAGGAGGCATTATCAACATCATTAAGCTCTAGTATTGATCTATAGTTGTCTGTGCATAATCGAGACAATGTTTACTTTCAGGTTGTTGCTGGAGAACTTGAACTGAATCAATGGCCCCCTGAGGATTTTGAGTCTAAGTTACAGGTCAGCAAATATACGATTTGCCGTCAATCTTTATCACATGCTTATTTGGCAGAAAAGCTAGGTCGGACTTAGGTAGAGGGGTTTTGACGAAAGGGAGTGGGGGCAATTCTTGGTTCGGTTAGTAAGTTGGGTTGTCAAGAAATGGAGGGATCCATGTCCATTTTCCTCCCTCCAAGCTAGATTAAAATGCTTTGATCCACGATATTATTTGGACGTAAAGTtatcccctccctttccctcccctcaaCTTGTATCCAAACAAAGAGTTAGTTCCTTATATATTCAAGTAGTATAGTTTACTTAGGTAGAGATCCCAAAAGACCAATTCTTGAATGAATTGCTAAGGATCCAATAAGTCCAACATTAATTCCTTCAGATGTGTCAATTGGGCAAATACGGCTGTAGTGACTAGGGTGAATATCGCGTATCCGAAAAGTCGAAAACTAGCCGTTCGCCCTGTCAATCCCCAGGGCCCAAATAACTCAATTTTCGTCCATGAACTATTTGTGTCAGTGGATTAGTTCGATCCAAAACTTGAGATAATGGGtgtaatccaaaaaaaaaaaattcatttagTCATTGTTAATGGAGTTGAAGTTACCAAATTCTGAGGAGTCGGTATTAATTTATGCCGAATTGCTCTGCATATAGTTCCTCGAAGGCTCGAACCACATTTTCTAAACGAACCAGAGCCAATCGACATGCATGCTGTCTCATACTCTCATGTATTAGCGAAGCTAATATGCTCTAGTCTACCATGTCATTAGCCTAGTCTCTCTTTTGAGATTTTACATCTAGAAATTATTATGTAGGCCCCCGAATCCCTGATTGAGAAGATAATTAAACGCGATAGTATTTCACTACAGGGTAGTTCATTCACACAATTGTTATATAGCTTGAATAGTCCAACATGGAAGTTTACACTTGAGTGCGTGACACTTTGCTGCATTTGATCAGTTACGGTCAACTTCAACGAGATATTTAAATTCTTGCTATTGCATTTTTGCTTCATTGACAGGATGCTATGAAACAAACTTACCAAAAGACATTAAAAGGAGCTATGGATTTTGGCTATGAAAAAGAAAGACCGGAGTAAGTTCCAATGTGTTCCCTTTTATCTTGTTATCTTTCGACTTCCGTTAAAGCTTCTGCTGTGTATAGTCACATATAGTCATTTACCCtttggatgaagg
The Silene latifolia isolate original U9 population chromosome 11, ASM4854445v1, whole genome shotgun sequence genome window above contains:
- the LOC141611013 gene encoding uncharacterized protein LOC141611013, which codes for MLHPVSGLEMNSSIEDIDLLHQRHQLIVRELGVGEEIDLEIGVSDDYNATFGSTTLVSASQDEPSAGEQDETKQMAMLPTLQSDDQDMSKSQPMKKKKKVVKRWREEWADTYKWAYVDVKDGSARIFCSVCREYGRKHRRNPYGNEGSRNMQMSALEEHNNSLLHKEAVRLQTASKEKIVVEKPIYVKALMSKTTGSIVEAALKRDPHEVEFIQSVQEAAHCMERVLAKNSHYVNIVERLLEPERTIIFRVPWVDDLGETHVNRGFRVQFNQALGPCRGGIRFHPLMNLSIAKFLAFEQTLKNALSPYKLGGAAGGSDFDPKGKSDNEIMRFCQSFINELYRYLGPDQDLPSEEMGVGVREMGYLFGQYRRLAGHFQGCFTGPRILWSGSSLRTEATGYGLAFFANLILGETNRELKGLRCVVSGSGKIALHVIEKLLGYEAIPITVSDSKGYLVDEDGFDYMKIQFVKEIKSQGRSLRDYSKTYARSKYYDEAKPWTERCDVAFPCATQNEIDQSDALNLVNSGCSLLVEGSIMPCTPEAVDIIRKANIVIAPAMAAGVGGVVAGELELNQWPPEDFESKLQDAMKQTYQKTLKGAMDFGYEKERPDALVYGAAISAFLSLSQGMAGQGCV